The stretch of DNA ATAACCAAGCAATAAATCACCATGTTAAGAGTATGCATCTTAGTTTTTAGAGGCACAGACAGATCAGACAAGTACAAAACTATAATTAGACTAAGCACATATTacttcaactttatttttaaaatcggCTTTCTATAACCAATTAACCAACATTATATGTGTGATGGAATTAAATTTTTGAGATTACATGCAATAGGATTAAAATTAACCTGAATAAAATACATGAAAGATATAggttaaaatacaaatatagttTTGTGGGGCTTATTAATAGATCATATGATTGAGCAGTGGTTTTTTGTTCCAATGATGCATATGTTAGTAGGGAAAGACTTggttttgatattaattttgtgtttaaaatatCAAGGATGTTTGCTTTTATTCTGAATATATTAGATCTCAATCACCTGTTCTTGATTAACATAATTTGCTTTTCCTAACAAGTTCCCATGAGAAGTATGACAATAACTTTAAGCTTAAATTTGATGTaagatatatttctatttgtatattgcaaaatttcagatgaaaaatGAAATGAGTTGTAAAGATTTTGCAACAAAATATGTCATTGAATCATATGATATCCTGTGGTTAATAGCTTAGTATGTATAGGCTACTTCAAAGGTGTGaagtaatttaagaaaaaaacagtaaaaataaattaCTTGGAGACTATTGACTACACAAGATTCTTAATTCACTGGATAGTTAGTATTGAACATTCATCTATCAATTCATTCATGCTtttgaatcataaaaaaaaaaaaattgacaattttaaaattgtaattggTCAATTTTAACTATTTAAGTACCAGTAGAATTGTTGATTCACAATTTACTTCAATCAATAAATACAGCAATTTAGAATTTTAATGCTAATTAAATTGGATTTTTAATTTTGACAATTATTTGATAATGTGGGGAAAACATTAACAACTTTGATTAGTGAATAACTCTGATTCAAATTGACATTATAATATAAACAGTATCTTGTTAACGAATAAAGGAAAATCGAATAAAGGAAAATCGGTAGGTATTGAAAGGTATTTATCCAATGGATTGTTACAAACAATAAGTGTCCAAAGTGAAAGTCTGATTAAATTACATGGAAGTGTGTTGGTATCTACCTGGACTAATATATTCGGTTCACCTGTAGTATTGCCTTTTGACACGTGGGATAAATCAATCAGTTTCAGCTACTTTATAAAGAGTATTAACTTTTATCTTATAAGCATGAACTTGATTTACTGCATTAAAACAGATCAAATGATTTAAATTTAACAAGTGACTGTGtggaaaatttaaattttaacatgCTATATTGAAACGTTTAATTACATAATTTGAGCTGTTAGTGAAAAACTGGGAAGTTTTGAATATCAAGGATTTAAAAGAAATATGGAGTATTCTTAGTTAATACAAGACTTGTCTTGATTTTGATGATAGACTATTGAGTTATAATTCTCCGACTTTTCACCATGACTGAACATTATGAGGATTCACCAAGATATGATACACTTTCTCCCGTTGCAGAAGCAaagaacaaatatttttcaaatcttaCTTCAAACAAGGATGAAGGGATGTACAAACCAACAGTACTATATGTCCCAAATCGTACAGCTTTCCGTGGAAAATATCCAGTTATGTCTGTTCAGCAGAAGAAAAATGGACGATATGTTGTAGTGGAGCAAAAACCAATTCATACAGTGTGTGCTCCTGAAAACCCAGAACTTCAAAGGATCAGAGAGAAAGAGTTACAATACATTGGTCCTGACGGGgaaatcaaatataaatactTAAAACCTGCATGGAAATTCTCTAAGAAGGGGAGTTACATCGAGAGGTCATTTAACCGTGAATTCCATGAGCCATATTTACCTCCCCTTAGTGATAAGAGAGGATATGGAGAGGTCAAGTCCAAAGTAGGAACTTTTGCAAACTTTGATCATGCTCCAGCTGGAGGAAATAGGAAAATTCCTACATTTAAGGTGAAATGGCATGCAGAGCCAAAAATTGATTCATTTGACAGGAAAAGCAAGAGCTATCCAAATTCTGATATAGGGAGTGCAAGGACCTCTCACTCCGACCCTTACAGTTTGCAACTAAGTTCAAAGCCTCATTATGGTGCCAAAGGTGACAGTGTTTCATTCGGAAGTTATCATTATAACACCCCTTCAGTAGTGCATGAGATTCCATCAGCTCGTACTTTGGAGGCAGAAGCAATGGTTGGTTCCCTAGACAATATAAACTATAAGCCACGAGGCGGAAAAACTCATATTAAAATGCAGTTCCCAACAAACTGGAAAGCAGAAGCAAAGGTAGACTCCTTGGAAAAAATCTTCCATAATCCTGCTGGTGGGGAGGTTACCATTATAGATATGAAACCAAAATGGAAAGCTCTACCAAAAATACAGTCACATAATTACCATTACAAGCAGCATAAAGGAGAATTCCAAGTTCCACATTTTGAAACTGACTGGAAAAATAGTACTGGACCCAAGGTGCACACTTTGGAAAACATAGACTATACTCCTAgaacaaataacaataaaatctATCAACAGAAACTTAAATGGAAGAGGGaatcaaaaatcaaacaaatctgGAAAACAAAGTATCCCTATGATGACCCGTATGACCCAACATACGATGAGGATAAGGTCATAGAGGAAAGAATA from Mytilus galloprovincialis chromosome 2, xbMytGall1.hap1.1, whole genome shotgun sequence encodes:
- the LOC143064599 gene encoding uncharacterized protein LOC143064599 → MTEHYEDSPRYDTLSPVAEAKNKYFSNLTSNKDEGMYKPTVLYVPNRTAFRGKYPVMSVQQKKNGRYVVVEQKPIHTVCAPENPELQRIREKELQYIGPDGEIKYKYLKPAWKFSKKGSYIERSFNREFHEPYLPPLSDKRGYGEVKSKVGTFANFDHAPAGGNRKIPTFKVKWHAEPKIDSFDRKSKSYPNSDIGSARTSHSDPYSLQLSSKPHYGAKGDSVSFGSYHYNTPSVVHEIPSARTLEAEAMVGSLDNINYKPRGGKTHIKMQFPTNWKAEAKVDSLEKIFHNPAGGEVTIIDMKPKWKALPKIQSHNYHYKQHKGEFQVPHFETDWKNSTGPKVHTLENIDYTPRTNNNKIYQQKLKWKRESKIKQIWKTKYPYDDPYDPTYDEDKVIEERIRQMLETDSRQTSRFSEY